From Candidatus Xianfuyuplasma coldseepsis:
GACAATATTTAACCGATGATACCCGTATTACGATTGTTCAAACAGACGGTGTCATTAATATGGGGGAAAAAGACCCAATATCAGCAATTCGTTCAAATCGAAACAGTTCGATGGCACAAGCATTGACATCCGTTCGTAAGGGGGAAAATGATGCGATCGTATCCAGTGGAGCAACGCAAGCACTGATTGCTGGTGCTCATATTTTAGTTGGTCGCCTAAAAGCCATGAAACGAACGGCAATTGCACCGTTGATACCGACCGTCAACAACACATCAACGATTTTACTCGATGCCGGTGGCAACATCGAAATTAAACCAGAATACATGCTTCATCAGGCCTATTTTGCTCATATCTATGCGAAGGAGGTCCTCGGTGTAGAAGAACCGAAGATCGGATTGATCAACCTTGGAACGGAACCGGGAAAAGGACGGCCGCTTGATAAAGAAGTATTTGAGTTGTTTGAACAAGATGACATTCTTAATTTTGTCGGAAATGTTGAACCAAAATTGGTCTTAGATCCTCCCTGTGATATCCTAATCAGTGATGGATTCACGGCGAATATTGTGATGAAAACAATTGAAGGAACCGCCAAGG
This genomic window contains:
- the plsX gene encoding phosphate acyltransferase PlsX; amino-acid sequence: MIKIAIDAMGGDYAPKEQVQGAMLAIEKIDDIELTLYGDETTIRQYLTDDTRITIVQTDGVINMGEKDPISAIRSNRNSSMAQALTSVRKGENDAIVSSGATQALIAGAHILVGRLKAMKRTAIAPLIPTVNNTSTILLDAGGNIEIKPEYMLHQAYFAHIYAKEVLGVEEPKIGLINLGTEPGKGRPLDKEVFELFEQDDILNFVGNVEPKLVLDPPCDILISDGFTANIVMKTIEGTAKGLGTILKQELSRGIFGKLGMLLSIKNLKGFKKRLSAEEIGGAMIYGLRGVVVKAQGASKANGFYNGIRQAAQIVRNDVLGKVTAVIERELE